The following proteins are co-located in the Noviherbaspirillum sp. UKPF54 genome:
- a CDS encoding replicative DNA helicase, with protein sequence MNTRTTDRNFDRRDDRKSDPQLDALRVPPHSIEAEQSVIGGLLLDNGAWDRIADFINEDDFYRYDHRIIFQHIVKLINATKPADVITVFEALSISGKAEEVGGLAYLNALAQNTPSAANIRRYAEIVRDRGVLRKLITVSDEIATNALNPQGKEIKQILDEAESKIFAIAEEGARGTSGWMGIQPLLTQVVERIDELYNRDNQNDITGVPTGFIDLDRMTSGLQPGDLIIVAGRPSMGKTAFSLNIGENVAIDAGLPVAVFSMEMGGAQLAMRMLGSVGRLDQSRLRVGKLNDEDWPRLTHAIQKMNDAQLYIDETPALSPVELRARARRLSRQCGKLGLIIVDYLQLMSGNGSGENRATEISEISRSLKGLAKELHCPLIALSQLNRSLEQRPNKRPVMSDLRESGAIEQDADVIMFIYRDQVYNPDSPDRGTAEIIIGKQRNGPIGAVRLTFHGEYTKFDNYTGGNAIFDSE encoded by the coding sequence ATGAATACACGTACCACGGATCGCAACTTCGATCGCAGGGACGATCGTAAAAGCGATCCCCAGCTGGACGCGCTTCGCGTTCCTCCCCATTCCATTGAAGCGGAGCAGTCGGTCATCGGCGGCTTGCTTCTGGATAATGGCGCATGGGACCGGATTGCGGACTTCATCAATGAAGACGACTTTTATCGTTACGACCATCGCATCATCTTTCAGCACATTGTCAAGCTGATCAACGCCACCAAGCCGGCCGACGTCATCACTGTCTTTGAGGCGCTCAGCATCAGCGGCAAGGCGGAGGAGGTCGGCGGGCTGGCTTACCTGAATGCGCTGGCGCAGAACACGCCGTCCGCCGCCAACATTCGACGTTACGCGGAAATCGTGCGCGACCGTGGCGTGCTGCGCAAACTTATTACGGTTTCAGACGAAATCGCGACCAACGCGCTCAATCCCCAGGGCAAGGAAATCAAGCAGATCCTGGATGAGGCGGAATCGAAAATCTTTGCGATCGCGGAAGAGGGTGCGCGCGGCACATCCGGCTGGATGGGAATCCAGCCGCTGCTGACGCAGGTGGTCGAGCGCATCGACGAACTGTACAACCGCGACAACCAGAACGACATTACCGGCGTGCCGACCGGCTTCATCGACCTGGACCGGATGACCTCCGGCCTGCAGCCGGGCGACCTGATCATCGTCGCCGGCCGGCCGTCGATGGGTAAAACCGCGTTCTCGCTCAACATCGGCGAAAACGTCGCGATCGACGCCGGATTGCCGGTCGCCGTGTTTTCCATGGAAATGGGCGGCGCGCAGCTGGCGATGCGTATGCTCGGTTCGGTCGGGCGACTGGACCAGAGCCGCTTGCGTGTCGGCAAGCTCAACGACGAGGACTGGCCGCGCCTGACGCATGCGATCCAGAAGATGAACGACGCGCAGCTGTATATCGACGAAACGCCGGCGCTGAGCCCGGTCGAATTGCGAGCCCGCGCCCGCCGCCTGTCGCGCCAGTGCGGCAAGCTCGGCCTGATCATCGTCGACTACCTGCAGCTCATGTCCGGCAACGGCAGCGGCGAGAACCGCGCCACCGAAATCTCGGAAATTTCGCGAAGCCTCAAGGGCCTGGCGAAGGAGCTGCATTGCCCGCTCATCGCGCTGTCGCAGCTGAACCGCTCGCTGGAGCAGCGTCCCAACAAGCGTCCGGTAATGTCGGACTTGCGCGAATCCGGCGCCATCGAGCAGGACGCCGACGTGATCATGTTCATTTACCGCGACCAGGTCTACAACCCGGATTCGCCGGACCGGGGCACTGCGGAAATCATCATCGGCAAGCAGCGTAACGGCCCGATCGGCGCGGTGCGCCTGACTTTCCACGGCGAATACACGAAGTTCGATAACTACACCGGCGGCAACGCAATCTTTGACAGCGAATAA
- a CDS encoding MarR family winged helix-turn-helix transcriptional regulator, whose protein sequence is MTHAQLGIFLKLLHGQARTAADLARELLADTGAMTRMLDRLEEKGFIQRVRSCADRRVIEVSLTDKGQQLADQMTQVVVDTLNHHLRGFTEAEIDQFKDFLRRMIANA, encoded by the coding sequence ATGACACACGCACAACTCGGTATCTTCCTGAAATTGTTGCATGGACAAGCCAGGACCGCGGCCGACCTCGCGCGTGAACTCCTGGCCGATACCGGCGCCATGACGCGCATGCTCGATCGCCTGGAAGAAAAAGGCTTCATCCAGCGTGTGCGCAGCTGCGCCGACCGACGCGTGATCGAAGTGTCGCTGACCGATAAAGGACAGCAGCTAGCCGACCAGATGACGCAGGTCGTGGTCGATACCCTGAATCACCATCTACGCGGCTTCACTGAGGCGGAAATTGACCAGTTTAAGGATTTCCTGCGCCGCATGATCGCCAACGCCTGA